In Doryrhamphus excisus isolate RoL2022-K1 chromosome 7, RoL_Dexc_1.0, whole genome shotgun sequence, one genomic interval encodes:
- the LOC131132656 gene encoding solute carrier family 2, facilitated glucose transporter member 1 isoform X1, producing the protein MALQECHPTAVLLTSVLAAVLGSLQVGYHTGNVNAPAKIMEQFFNETMRHRHNQTISDHSLTLLWSLSVSIKDFGALLGSLGVKHLADSLGRRNSILVVNCLSVVGACLMVISKAIRAFETLILGRLLFGLFCGLVMSLNPLYIQEVSPTSLRGAFATLNQVAFASGILLGMVSGLETVLGTVDRWDMMLSLSLIPALAQYLVLPFCPESPRYLLINKGQESKADAALLKLRGNRDVVLAELEEMKGEAAHTQPRVSICQFLKKRSYRLPIVIVLFVNLASQLSGFNAVINYSTTIFQASFDQAKYLTLGVGAVNVTFTLVAFFLMEKAGRRRLLLTGFICIALCSLLMTVVDSVLHLVPQMGTLQVLLVFCLISAYELGPGPISWFLAGELFDQPGRPIGMAFSSMLNWGGKFVLALLFPPVLKLIGGYTYLLFMVLAVIGFVFTWFQLPETKGRTFDEIAEEFRGKDFLPLHNKNCFNTFT; encoded by the exons ATGGCGCTACAGGAG TGCCATCCGACAGCCGTACTCCTGACCTCAGTCTTGGCGGCGGTCCTGGGCTCCCTGCAGGTCGGCTATCACACAGGCAATGTCAACGCCCCCGCCAAG ATCATGGAACAGTTTTTCAATGAGACCATGAGACACCGACACAACCAAACCATCTCAGACCACAGCCTGACCCTCCTGTGGTCCCTGTCCGTCAGCATTAAGGACTTTGGAGCTCTGTTGGGCTCGCTGGGAGTCAAACATCTAGCAGATTCGCTCGGACG GCGTAATTCCATTCTGGTGGTGAATTGTTTATCCGTGGTGGGAGCGTGCCTGATGGTCATCTCCAAAGCCATACGAGCGTTTGAGACTCTCATACTAGGAAGACTCTTGTTCGGTTTGTTCTGCGGCCTGGTGATGAGTCTGAACCCGCTCTACATCCAGGAAGTGTCCCCAACCAGTCTGAGAGGGGCCTTTGCGACACTCAACCAGGTGGCCTTTGCATCAGGGATCCTGCTGGGCATG GTGTCCGGCCTGGAGACGGTGTTGGGGACGGTAGACCGCTGGGACATGATGCTGTCTCTGTCCTTGATCCCGGCTCTGGCGCAGTACCTGGTCTTGCCTTTCTGCCCCGAGAGCCCTCGATACCTGCTGATCAATAAAGGACAGGAAAGCAAAGCGGATGCCG CGCTGCTGAAGCTGAGAGGAAACCGAGACGTTGTGCTCGCCGAGCTGGAGGAGATGAAAGGAGAGGCGGCGCACACTCAGCCTCGAGTGTCCATCTGCCAGTTCCTAAAGAAGCGAAGCTACAGGCTGCCCATCGTCATCGTCCTCTTCGTCAACTTGGCCAGCCAGCTGTCTGGGTTCAATGCG gtcaTCAATTATTCCACCACAATATTCCAGGCCTCGTTTGACCAGGCCAAGTACCTGAccctgggggtgggggcggtCAACGTCACCTTCACGTTGGTGGCA TTTTTCCTGATGGAAAAGGCGGGAAGAAGGCGATTGCTCCTGACCGGTTTCATCTGCATCGCGCTGTGCAGCTTACTCATGACCGTGGTCGATTCTGTATTG CATCTGGTCCCACAGATGGGGACCCTGCAGGTCCTGCTGGTGTTCTGCCTGATCTCCGCCTATGAGCTGGGTCCCGGACCAATCTCCTGGTTCCTCGCCGGGGAACTGTTTGACCAGCCAGGCCGACCCATCGGCATGGCCTTTTCCAGTATGCTGAACTGGGGAGGGAAGTTTGTTCTGGCGCTGCTCTTTCCTCCGGTGCTG AAACTCATCGGTGGATACACGTACCTCCTCTTCATGGTCCTGGCGGTAATCGGCTTTGTCTTTACCTGGTTTCAACTTCCCGAGACAAAAGGCCGCACGTTTGACGAGATAGCGGAGGAGTTCAGGGGGAAGGACTTCCTCCCGTTGCACAATAAGAACTGTTTCAACACCTTCACCTAA
- the LOC131132656 gene encoding solute carrier family 2, facilitated glucose transporter member 1 isoform X2: MALQEIMEQFFNETMRHRHNQTISDHSLTLLWSLSVSIKDFGALLGSLGVKHLADSLGRRNSILVVNCLSVVGACLMVISKAIRAFETLILGRLLFGLFCGLVMSLNPLYIQEVSPTSLRGAFATLNQVAFASGILLGMVSGLETVLGTVDRWDMMLSLSLIPALAQYLVLPFCPESPRYLLINKGQESKADAALLKLRGNRDVVLAELEEMKGEAAHTQPRVSICQFLKKRSYRLPIVIVLFVNLASQLSGFNAVINYSTTIFQASFDQAKYLTLGVGAVNVTFTLVAFFLMEKAGRRRLLLTGFICIALCSLLMTVVDSVLHLVPQMGTLQVLLVFCLISAYELGPGPISWFLAGELFDQPGRPIGMAFSSMLNWGGKFVLALLFPPVLKLIGGYTYLLFMVLAVIGFVFTWFQLPETKGRTFDEIAEEFRGKDFLPLHNKNCFNTFT, translated from the exons ATGGCGCTACAGGAG ATCATGGAACAGTTTTTCAATGAGACCATGAGACACCGACACAACCAAACCATCTCAGACCACAGCCTGACCCTCCTGTGGTCCCTGTCCGTCAGCATTAAGGACTTTGGAGCTCTGTTGGGCTCGCTGGGAGTCAAACATCTAGCAGATTCGCTCGGACG GCGTAATTCCATTCTGGTGGTGAATTGTTTATCCGTGGTGGGAGCGTGCCTGATGGTCATCTCCAAAGCCATACGAGCGTTTGAGACTCTCATACTAGGAAGACTCTTGTTCGGTTTGTTCTGCGGCCTGGTGATGAGTCTGAACCCGCTCTACATCCAGGAAGTGTCCCCAACCAGTCTGAGAGGGGCCTTTGCGACACTCAACCAGGTGGCCTTTGCATCAGGGATCCTGCTGGGCATG GTGTCCGGCCTGGAGACGGTGTTGGGGACGGTAGACCGCTGGGACATGATGCTGTCTCTGTCCTTGATCCCGGCTCTGGCGCAGTACCTGGTCTTGCCTTTCTGCCCCGAGAGCCCTCGATACCTGCTGATCAATAAAGGACAGGAAAGCAAAGCGGATGCCG CGCTGCTGAAGCTGAGAGGAAACCGAGACGTTGTGCTCGCCGAGCTGGAGGAGATGAAAGGAGAGGCGGCGCACACTCAGCCTCGAGTGTCCATCTGCCAGTTCCTAAAGAAGCGAAGCTACAGGCTGCCCATCGTCATCGTCCTCTTCGTCAACTTGGCCAGCCAGCTGTCTGGGTTCAATGCG gtcaTCAATTATTCCACCACAATATTCCAGGCCTCGTTTGACCAGGCCAAGTACCTGAccctgggggtgggggcggtCAACGTCACCTTCACGTTGGTGGCA TTTTTCCTGATGGAAAAGGCGGGAAGAAGGCGATTGCTCCTGACCGGTTTCATCTGCATCGCGCTGTGCAGCTTACTCATGACCGTGGTCGATTCTGTATTG CATCTGGTCCCACAGATGGGGACCCTGCAGGTCCTGCTGGTGTTCTGCCTGATCTCCGCCTATGAGCTGGGTCCCGGACCAATCTCCTGGTTCCTCGCCGGGGAACTGTTTGACCAGCCAGGCCGACCCATCGGCATGGCCTTTTCCAGTATGCTGAACTGGGGAGGGAAGTTTGTTCTGGCGCTGCTCTTTCCTCCGGTGCTG AAACTCATCGGTGGATACACGTACCTCCTCTTCATGGTCCTGGCGGTAATCGGCTTTGTCTTTACCTGGTTTCAACTTCCCGAGACAAAAGGCCGCACGTTTGACGAGATAGCGGAGGAGTTCAGGGGGAAGGACTTCCTCCCGTTGCACAATAAGAACTGTTTCAACACCTTCACCTAA